The Rhinopithecus roxellana isolate Shanxi Qingling chromosome 13, ASM756505v1, whole genome shotgun sequence genome contains a region encoding:
- the LOC104663634 gene encoding LOW QUALITY PROTEIN: keratin-associated protein 27-1 (The sequence of the model RefSeq protein was modified relative to this genomic sequence to represent the inferred CDS: inserted 1 base in 1 codon), with product MLHSHCHSLRSFHSAPPLSAITHGTNPISFEDGLCLPSIFHSRTWLLDNFQETCSETTSCQMTICEQDLFTDDSCVQSTCLPGVVQTTYSSSRPCERTACQSEXSSAGLACVSQPCQSESTQQMGFVAQSCHPASLKGNSCPPKTSESKNCQTLECASSQCQSENPESSSCRPLVNVTPEPQLLESSSSTYEPTCCVTGGFQLPSK from the exons ATGCTTCATAGCCATTGCCATTCACTCAGGAGCTTCCACAGTGCCCCACCACTCTCTGCCATCACACATGGCACTAATCCTATAAGCTTTGAAGATGGATTGTGTTTGCCCAGCATCTTCCATAGCAGAACCTGGCTCCTGGACAACTTTCAAGAAACCTGCAGTGAAACCACCAGCTGCCAAATGACCATTTGTGAACAGGACTTATTCACAGATGATAGCTGTGTGCAAAGTACCTGCCTCCCCGGAGTTGTCCAAACAACTTACTCCAGTTCCAGGCCCTGCGAAAGGACAGCATGCCAATCAG GTTCTTCAGCAGGGCTGGCTTGTGTTTCTCAGCCTTGCCAATCAGAAAGCACTCAGCAGATGGGTTTTGTAGCCCAGAGCTGCCATCCTGCAAGCCTCAAGGGAAACAGTTGCCCACCCAAGACTTCTGAGTCTAAAAATTGCCAAACTCTGGAATGTGCCTCTAGCCAATGTCAGTCTGAGAACCCTGAATCCAGTTCCTGTAGACCTCTGGTCAATGTAACACCTGAGCCACAACTCCTGGAATCTTCTTCCAGCACTTATGAACCAACTTGCTGTGTTACTGGTGGTTTTCAATTGCCTAGTAAGTGA